One Vibrio sp. 16 genomic window carries:
- a CDS encoding HPr family phosphocarrier protein, producing the protein MQQQSRTVLIQNRLGLHARAAVKLVELAQSFDSVLTIQNHEGKEATADSVMGLLLLESAQGEHVTISAEGADAHPALEAVCQLIEAKFEEDD; encoded by the coding sequence ATGCAGCAACAGAGTCGAACCGTTCTAATCCAAAACCGTTTAGGCCTTCACGCTCGTGCTGCTGTAAAGCTTGTTGAATTGGCTCAATCTTTTGACTCCGTGCTAACCATTCAAAACCATGAAGGGAAAGAAGCCACTGCAGATAGCGTGATGGGATTGCTACTACTTGAATCAGCTCAAGGCGAACATGTCACCATTAGCGCTGAAGGTGCAGACGCCCACCCAGCTCTTGAAGCCGTTTGCCAACTTATCGAAGCAAAGTTCGAAGAAGACGATTAA
- the rapZ gene encoding RNase adapter RapZ, with translation MRLIVVSGYSGAGKSVALRVLEDLGYYCVDNLPVDMLDAFVQSVQSSKQNVAVSIDIRNLPAEPNLVEDVLTQLKQSSDVSVLFLDANKETLLKRYSETRRIHPLTLSLENTSLEQAIEKERAILSPLKEHADLVINSSNQSLHELSETVRMRVEGRERKDLVMVFQSFGFKYGLPNDADYVFDVRFLPNPHWEPDLRPLTGLDAPIKSFLESHSDVMELKQQIQKFIEHWLPLLEKNNRSYLTVAIGCTGGKHRSVYLTQQIGEYFAEMGHQVQIRHASLEQNHKE, from the coding sequence ATGCGTCTGATTGTAGTAAGTGGTTACTCAGGCGCGGGTAAAAGCGTCGCGCTTCGTGTTCTAGAAGATCTTGGCTACTACTGTGTCGACAACTTACCCGTCGATATGTTGGATGCGTTTGTTCAATCGGTTCAATCAAGCAAACAAAATGTCGCGGTAAGCATTGATATCCGCAACCTACCTGCCGAACCAAATTTAGTTGAGGATGTTTTAACTCAGCTAAAACAAAGCTCTGATGTCAGTGTGTTGTTCCTAGATGCGAACAAAGAAACCTTGCTGAAACGCTACAGCGAAACACGTCGCATCCACCCTTTGACACTCAGCCTAGAAAACACATCACTCGAACAAGCGATTGAGAAAGAGCGCGCGATCCTCTCTCCGTTAAAAGAGCATGCTGATCTAGTGATCAACAGCAGTAATCAATCTCTGCATGAACTGAGTGAAACCGTTCGTATGCGTGTAGAGGGGCGAGAGCGTAAAGACCTCGTTATGGTCTTTCAATCATTCGGCTTCAAATACGGGCTACCCAATGATGCGGACTATGTGTTTGACGTTCGATTCTTGCCAAACCCACATTGGGAGCCAGACCTAAGACCATTGACGGGCTTAGATGCGCCAATCAAGTCATTTTTGGAAAGTCACTCTGATGTGATGGAGCTAAAACAACAGATTCAAAAGTTCATTGAACACTGGCTACCACTCCTCGAGAAAAATAACCGCAGCTACCTAACCGTAGCGATTGGCTGCACTGGCGGAAAACACCGCTCTGTATATTTAACCCAACAAATTGGCGAATACTTTGCTGAGATGGGCCACCAAGTGCAGATCCGTCATGCGTCGTTAGAGCAAAACCACAAGGAATAA
- the ptsN gene encoding PTS IIA-like nitrogen regulatory protein PtsN: MQLSEILTLDCTKSAVQCTSKKRALEMISELVAEKTGQNSTELFECMLSREKMGSTGIGNGIAIPHARMQSSDKAVAVLIQCESPVEFDSIDNRPVDLLFALLVPDAQCKEHLKTLSSMAERLNDKQVLKQLRKAQSDQELYDIMVSQ, from the coding sequence ATGCAATTAAGCGAAATCCTTACACTGGACTGCACGAAAAGTGCAGTTCAGTGCACCAGTAAAAAACGAGCCCTAGAAATGATCAGTGAACTTGTCGCTGAAAAAACAGGCCAAAACTCCACCGAACTATTTGAATGCATGCTCAGCCGAGAGAAGATGGGCAGTACTGGCATTGGAAATGGAATAGCCATTCCCCATGCTCGTATGCAGTCGAGTGACAAAGCCGTGGCGGTATTAATTCAATGCGAATCTCCTGTTGAGTTCGACTCCATCGACAATCGACCTGTTGACCTACTTTTTGCTCTCCTCGTCCCAGACGCTCAATGTAAAGAGCATTTAAAAACCCTTTCTAGCATGGCCGAACGATTAAACGACAAACAGGTCCTCAAACAACTTCGCAAGGCTCAATCAGATCAAGAGCTTTACGACATTATGGTTAGCCAATAA
- the hpf gene encoding ribosome hibernation promoting factor, protein MQININGHHVDLTDSMQDYVNEKFQKLERFFDHINSVHVVLKVEKVRQIAEATLHVNQGEIHASSDDENMYAAIDSLVDKLVRQLNKHKEKLNAH, encoded by the coding sequence ATGCAAATCAATATTAATGGCCACCACGTTGATCTAACAGATTCAATGCAAGACTATGTTAATGAAAAGTTTCAAAAGCTGGAGCGCTTTTTTGACCATATCAACAGCGTTCATGTTGTTTTAAAAGTTGAAAAAGTCCGTCAAATCGCAGAAGCTACCCTTCACGTAAATCAAGGTGAGATTCATGCCTCTTCAGATGATGAAAACATGTATGCCGCTATTGATTCCCTAGTCGACAAACTTGTTCGACAGCTAAACAAGCACAAAGAGAAGCTAAACGCTCACTAA
- a CDS encoding RNA polymerase factor sigma-54 → MKPSLQLKLGQQLAMTPQLQQAIRLLQLSTLDLQQEIQEALDSNPLLEVEESGDDATIAEDKGSNEDKEPTVDVAEPDVKDSSELIEKSEISSELEIDTTWEDVYSANTGSTGIALDDDAPVYQGETTESLHDYLTWQLDLTPFSDTDRTIAMAIIDAVDDYGYLTVSSQDILESFDNEEIEIEEIEAVRKRIQQFDPLGVASLNLQDCLLLQLATFPEDTPWLSEAKLVLTNHIDQLGNRDYKLIIKETKLKEAELRETLKLIQQLDPRPGSRITTEHAEYVIPDVSVFKDHGKWVVTINPDSVPKLKVNQQYAALGKGNSADSQYIRSNLQEAKWLIKSLESRNETLLKVAKCIVEHQRDFFEYGEEAMKPMVLNDVALDVDMHESTISRVTTQKFMHTPRGIFELKYFFSSHVSTDNGGECSSTAIRALIKKLVAAENSAKPLSDSKIAALLADQGIQVARRTIAKYRESLGIAPSSQRKRLL, encoded by the coding sequence ATGAAACCCTCATTACAACTCAAGCTAGGACAGCAGTTAGCGATGACACCTCAGCTACAGCAAGCGATTCGTTTGTTGCAGTTGTCAACGCTAGACCTTCAACAAGAGATTCAAGAAGCGCTCGATTCCAATCCTCTTCTCGAAGTCGAGGAGTCAGGGGATGACGCTACAATTGCCGAGGATAAAGGCAGTAATGAGGACAAAGAACCCACCGTTGATGTCGCAGAACCAGACGTAAAAGACAGTTCAGAGCTCATCGAGAAATCGGAAATCAGCTCTGAACTTGAAATCGATACAACATGGGAAGATGTCTACAGCGCCAACACCGGAAGCACAGGCATCGCCTTAGATGATGACGCTCCCGTTTATCAAGGTGAGACAACAGAGTCGCTGCATGATTACTTAACTTGGCAGCTTGACCTAACTCCATTCAGTGATACGGACCGTACCATTGCCATGGCCATTATCGATGCTGTAGATGATTACGGTTATCTAACAGTCTCTAGCCAAGATATTCTAGAAAGCTTTGATAACGAAGAAATTGAAATTGAAGAAATCGAAGCCGTTCGTAAGCGCATTCAGCAGTTTGACCCATTAGGTGTCGCTTCACTAAACCTACAAGATTGCCTGCTACTTCAACTTGCCACTTTCCCAGAAGATACACCTTGGCTATCAGAAGCAAAGTTAGTCCTGACTAACCATATAGATCAACTTGGCAATCGTGACTACAAACTGATCATTAAGGAAACTAAGCTTAAAGAAGCAGAGCTCAGAGAAACCCTCAAGCTAATCCAACAATTGGACCCGAGACCAGGAAGTCGCATCACCACCGAACATGCAGAGTATGTTATTCCCGATGTCTCAGTCTTTAAAGATCACGGTAAATGGGTAGTCACAATTAATCCAGATTCGGTACCAAAACTGAAGGTAAATCAGCAATATGCCGCGCTAGGCAAAGGCAATAGTGCCGATAGCCAGTACATCCGCAGCAATTTGCAAGAGGCGAAATGGCTAATTAAGAGCCTAGAAAGCAGAAACGAGACGTTGCTCAAAGTTGCTAAGTGTATTGTTGAACATCAACGGGATTTCTTCGAGTATGGAGAAGAAGCCATGAAGCCAATGGTGCTCAATGATGTTGCACTTGATGTCGACATGCATGAGTCAACCATTTCACGGGTAACAACGCAGAAATTCATGCACACCCCGCGTGGTATTTTTGAATTGAAGTACTTTTTCTCCAGTCATGTTAGTACTGACAACGGCGGAGAATGTTCATCCACTGCAATTCGCGCTTTGATTAAAAAGCTGGTTGCTGCCGAAAACAGTGCCAAGCCACTGAGTGACAGCAAGATTGCAGCTCTACTCGCTGACCAAGGGATTCAGGTCGCTAGACGAACAATAGCGAAATATCGTGAATCACTCGGCATTGCCCCTTCAAGTCAGCGCAAACGCCTGCTTTAA
- the lptB gene encoding LPS export ABC transporter ATP-binding protein — translation MALLKAEHLAKSYKNRKVVSDVSLQVKSGQIVGLLGPNGAGKTTSFYMIVGLVARDEGAIYIDDQDISVLPMHSRSRMGIGYLPQEASIFRKLSVQDNIMAVLETRKELTREERQDKLEDLLEEFHIQHIRQSAGMALSGGERRRVEIARALAANPKFILLDEPFAGVDPISVIDIKKIIEHLRDRGLGVLITDHNVRETLDVCEKAYIVSQGHLIAEGSPDEVLNNEQVKQVYLGEQFRL, via the coding sequence ATGGCGTTACTCAAAGCAGAGCACTTGGCGAAAAGCTACAAGAACAGAAAAGTCGTCTCAGACGTCAGCTTGCAGGTCAAATCCGGGCAGATTGTCGGTTTACTTGGCCCAAATGGGGCGGGAAAAACCACTTCGTTTTACATGATTGTCGGTTTAGTTGCGCGTGATGAAGGTGCGATTTACATCGATGATCAAGATATCAGCGTTTTACCTATGCATAGTCGTTCCCGAATGGGGATAGGCTACCTTCCGCAAGAAGCCTCTATATTCCGTAAACTGTCAGTTCAAGACAACATCATGGCTGTTCTAGAGACCCGGAAAGAGCTGACCCGAGAAGAACGCCAAGACAAATTGGAAGACCTGCTAGAAGAATTCCACATCCAGCACATTCGTCAAAGTGCAGGTATGGCATTATCAGGGGGCGAACGTCGCCGAGTTGAAATTGCTCGAGCACTGGCCGCAAACCCAAAATTTATATTGCTTGATGAACCCTTTGCAGGCGTCGACCCGATTTCGGTTATCGATATCAAGAAGATCATTGAGCATCTTCGCGATCGCGGACTCGGAGTGTTAATCACTGACCATAACGTTCGCGAGACTCTAGATGTCTGTGAAAAAGCTTACATCGTTAGCCAAGGACACTTAATTGCCGAAGGGTCACCGGATGAAGTTCTCAATAATGAACAAGTAAAACAAGTTTATCTCGGCGAACAATTCCGTCTATGA
- the lptA gene encoding lipopolysaccharide transport periplasmic protein LptA, which produces MKLSHLSLISCLVLSGPAMALSTDQQQPVYIDSDSQQLDMQSNKVTFLGDVKLKQGSININADKIVVTRNPNDGSIESIDGFGKLATFSQLTDDGKTLYGEAEELEYSLAKDQLTMRIKAMLSQDDSTIRGNQIRYHISSQKLTADGQSKGDRVSTVLQPQAVQE; this is translated from the coding sequence ATGAAACTCTCACACCTTAGTCTTATTTCTTGCTTAGTCTTATCAGGCCCAGCAATGGCGCTGTCGACTGACCAACAGCAGCCGGTTTATATTGACTCAGACAGCCAGCAGCTAGACATGCAGAGTAACAAAGTCACCTTTCTCGGTGACGTAAAGCTCAAGCAAGGTAGCATTAACATCAACGCTGACAAGATCGTTGTTACCCGTAACCCAAACGATGGGTCGATTGAAAGCATTGATGGTTTTGGCAAACTCGCGACATTTTCGCAGCTCACTGACGACGGAAAAACCCTGTATGGCGAAGCCGAAGAGCTAGAGTACAGCTTAGCCAAAGATCAGTTAACCATGCGTATAAAAGCCATGCTGTCTCAAGATGACAGTACCATTCGTGGTAATCAAATTCGCTACCATATTTCTTCACAGAAACTCACTGCGGATGGCCAGTCAAAAGGCGATCGCGTCTCCACTGTCCTACAACCTCAAGCAGTACAAGAATAG
- the lptC gene encoding LPS export ABC transporter periplasmic protein LptC, translating into MSLSRISYLILGFALCWSAYYYFDRQSQQAPQVSPDLEQPMFSGKSLTNTSYTESGVRSYVITSQSLDHYAKSGDTVFEKPVLKVYKEGLLQEWEITAQTGILNKKHILTLSTDVVVKNLLPESGFDTLSTNSMNIQLDNRDFWADDQVIINGPQFETVGQAMKGNFADHDATLYKSVQGRYETLTP; encoded by the coding sequence ATGAGTCTATCTCGTATCAGCTACCTGATTCTTGGTTTTGCTCTCTGTTGGTCAGCCTATTACTATTTTGACCGACAAAGCCAACAAGCACCTCAAGTTAGTCCTGATTTAGAACAGCCGATGTTCAGTGGGAAGTCGTTAACCAATACGTCTTATACTGAAAGCGGCGTACGAAGCTACGTGATTACCTCACAAAGCTTGGATCATTACGCTAAAAGCGGTGATACCGTTTTTGAGAAGCCTGTACTCAAGGTGTATAAAGAAGGTTTACTTCAAGAGTGGGAAATCACCGCTCAGACAGGCATTTTGAATAAAAAACATATTCTGACACTTTCGACCGATGTCGTTGTAAAAAACCTACTTCCTGAATCGGGATTCGATACACTGTCTACCAACAGTATGAACATCCAACTCGACAACAGAGATTTTTGGGCAGATGATCAAGTCATCATCAATGGCCCTCAGTTTGAAACCGTAGGGCAAGCAATGAAAGGCAATTTTGCCGATCATGATGCAACCCTTTATAAGAGCGTACAAGGTAGATATGAAACTCTCACACCTTAG
- the kdsC gene encoding 3-deoxy-manno-octulosonate-8-phosphatase KdsC, with the protein MTQWVETLYQPVEQNILTIAKQIKLLICDVDGVFSDGLIYMGNDGEELKTFHTRDGYGVKSLMNAGIEIAIITGRQSQIVENRMKALGVSMIYQGQDDKVQAYQDICDKLNISPEQTGYIGDDLIDWPVMEKVALKVCVADGHPLLRKRANYVTAIKGGHGAVREVCDLILQARDELDVHKGLSI; encoded by the coding sequence ATGACACAATGGGTAGAAACTCTGTATCAACCTGTGGAACAAAACATTCTAACGATTGCCAAACAGATCAAACTGCTGATTTGTGATGTTGACGGTGTTTTCTCTGATGGTCTCATCTACATGGGCAACGATGGAGAAGAACTCAAAACCTTTCATACCCGCGATGGCTATGGGGTAAAATCGCTAATGAATGCAGGTATTGAGATTGCTATCATCACAGGGCGTCAGTCGCAAATTGTCGAGAACCGCATGAAAGCCCTTGGCGTTTCCATGATCTATCAAGGTCAAGACGATAAAGTGCAAGCGTATCAAGATATTTGTGACAAGCTGAATATTTCTCCGGAGCAAACTGGCTATATCGGCGATGACCTTATTGATTGGCCAGTGATGGAAAAGGTGGCGTTAAAAGTCTGCGTAGCAGATGGTCACCCATTACTTAGAAAACGAGCCAATTACGTCACGGCGATCAAAGGTGGGCACGGTGCCGTGCGCGAAGTGTGTGACCTGATTTTGCAAGCGCGTGACGAGTTGGATGTGCACAAAGGTTTAAGTATATGA
- a CDS encoding KpsF/GutQ family sugar-phosphate isomerase: MFDYRSAALDVLKTEIEALEQLDQYFNDEFIQACELILSNKEGKVVVMGMGKSGHVGNKIAATLASTGTPSFFVHPGEAAHGDLGMIKPGDIVLAISNSGESSEILGLFPVLKRLNIKIISMTGKPHSNMAKLSDLHLQITVPKEACPIQLAPTSSTTATIVMGDALAMALMQARGFTAEDFALSHPGGALGRKLLLKLADIMHSGENLPLVKPTALVREALLEISQKGLGMTAVVDDHQQLLGIFTDGDLRRILDKRVDIHTASIGDVMTANPTVASPNMLAAEGLNLMQAKSINGLILCDQGKVVGALNMHDMLKAGVM, translated from the coding sequence ATGTTTGATTACCGTTCTGCTGCTTTAGATGTATTAAAAACTGAGATAGAGGCCTTAGAGCAACTTGACCAATACTTCAACGATGAGTTTATCCAAGCGTGTGAACTGATTTTGTCCAACAAAGAGGGCAAAGTTGTCGTCATGGGTATGGGGAAATCTGGCCACGTTGGCAATAAGATCGCCGCTACCCTTGCAAGTACAGGAACGCCCTCTTTCTTTGTTCATCCTGGCGAAGCAGCCCATGGCGACCTAGGTATGATTAAGCCGGGCGACATCGTGTTGGCGATCTCAAACTCGGGGGAATCATCAGAAATCTTGGGGCTATTCCCAGTCTTAAAAAGATTGAACATCAAAATCATCAGTATGACTGGCAAGCCACACTCAAATATGGCAAAGCTTTCGGATCTCCATCTTCAGATTACCGTACCGAAAGAAGCCTGCCCAATTCAGCTCGCACCAACGTCAAGCACAACTGCGACTATAGTGATGGGCGATGCACTTGCGATGGCACTGATGCAAGCGCGTGGTTTTACCGCAGAAGATTTTGCGCTCTCCCACCCGGGTGGCGCGTTAGGTCGCAAGCTATTGTTGAAACTCGCCGATATTATGCACTCAGGTGAGAACCTACCTCTAGTTAAGCCTACAGCTCTCGTTAGGGAAGCACTGCTTGAGATCAGCCAAAAAGGCTTGGGCATGACTGCGGTCGTCGATGACCACCAGCAATTGTTAGGTATCTTTACCGATGGCGACTTGCGCCGAATCTTAGACAAACGCGTTGACATTCATACTGCGTCGATTGGTGATGTTATGACAGCAAATCCAACTGTCGCTTCTCCTAATATGTTGGCAGCAGAAGGGTTAAACTTAATGCAAGCAAAAAGCATCAATGGCCTGATTCTCTGCGATCAGGGCAAAGTCGTCGGCGCACTGAATATGCACGACATGTTAAAAGCAGGAGTGATGTAA
- a CDS encoding calcium/sodium antiporter, whose amino-acid sequence MFEAVAFLIIGLVFLVWSADKLVFGAAALARNVGISPLVIGMTILAMGSSAPEMMVSATAALDGKTDTAVGNVLGSNIANIALILGITALIKPLSISSAVLRRELPLMIGVTILSGILLWDSHLGFYEGILLFVLFAAFIITMLRISQKEKAAGTSDALLEEQESEVPDGVSNAKAAMWVVIGLIILPLAADVLVDNAVIIAQYFGMSDLVIGLTIIAVGTSLPELAASLAGVMKGEDDMAVGNIIGSNVFNILAVMGIPGILNPSILSEYAMGRDFWVMLGVSLLLVVMALGKSRSINRIEGGVLFCTFIVYQAYLILNMTA is encoded by the coding sequence ATGTTTGAAGCGGTCGCGTTTCTCATCATAGGATTAGTGTTTTTAGTCTGGAGTGCAGACAAACTGGTATTTGGCGCCGCAGCACTAGCGCGTAACGTCGGAATTTCACCTTTGGTGATTGGTATGACAATCCTTGCGATGGGATCATCTGCTCCTGAAATGATGGTTTCTGCTACCGCCGCACTCGATGGCAAAACAGATACGGCGGTTGGGAATGTACTGGGTTCAAACATCGCGAACATCGCGTTGATTTTGGGCATTACTGCGCTCATCAAACCTCTTTCGATCAGCTCTGCCGTGCTGCGCCGAGAGCTTCCTTTAATGATCGGAGTGACCATTCTTTCCGGTATTTTACTTTGGGATAGCCACCTAGGTTTTTACGAAGGCATTCTGTTATTTGTTCTATTTGCCGCTTTTATTATTACAATGCTTCGCATCAGCCAAAAAGAAAAAGCCGCTGGCACGTCGGACGCGCTACTCGAAGAGCAAGAATCAGAAGTGCCTGATGGTGTTAGTAACGCGAAAGCGGCCATGTGGGTTGTCATCGGTCTAATTATTCTTCCTCTAGCGGCAGACGTGCTAGTCGACAACGCCGTTATCATTGCTCAGTACTTTGGCATGAGCGACCTGGTGATTGGCTTAACCATTATCGCCGTTGGCACCAGCCTGCCGGAGCTTGCAGCTTCTCTTGCAGGAGTGATGAAAGGGGAAGACGATATGGCGGTTGGTAACATCATTGGCTCCAACGTGTTTAATATTCTCGCCGTAATGGGCATCCCTGGTATTTTAAACCCATCCATCTTAAGTGAGTACGCGATGGGACGCGATTTCTGGGTTATGCTCGGCGTTTCTCTATTACTCGTTGTCATGGCGCTGGGCAAATCACGAAGCATTAATCGCATTGAAGGTGGCGTATTATTCTGTACCTTTATCGTCTACCAAGCTTATTTGATTCTTAATATGACCGCTTAA
- the mlaF gene encoding phospholipid ABC transporter ATP-binding protein MlaF yields the protein MTSEDLVTVNKITFTRGNRKIFDDVSLRVPKGKVTAIMGPSGIGKTTLLRLIGGQISPESGEIWFDGDNIPSLSRKQLYSARKKMSMLFQSGALFTDLTVFDNVAFPLREHTQLSEELIRTLVLLKLEAVGLRGAAQLMPSELSGGMARRAALARAIALDPDLIMFDEPFVGQDPITMGVLVELIRNLNQALGVTSIVVSHDVPEVMSIADWVYILANGKVIAKGTPQELRDNPDPQVQQFLQGDADGPVPFRYPAEPIMQELFQ from the coding sequence ATGACATCAGAAGACTTGGTAACGGTCAATAAAATTACGTTTACCCGAGGGAATCGTAAGATATTTGATGACGTTAGCCTTCGAGTACCAAAGGGAAAAGTGACAGCGATTATGGGGCCTTCCGGTATCGGTAAGACTACCTTGTTGCGTCTGATTGGCGGCCAAATATCCCCTGAAAGTGGCGAGATTTGGTTTGATGGCGATAACATTCCATCATTAAGTCGTAAGCAGCTTTACTCCGCTCGAAAAAAAATGAGCATGCTATTTCAATCAGGTGCTTTGTTCACCGATCTGACGGTCTTTGACAATGTCGCTTTTCCACTGCGCGAACACACGCAACTTTCTGAAGAACTGATTCGAACATTAGTGCTTTTAAAGCTAGAAGCGGTGGGGTTGCGAGGTGCTGCTCAGCTAATGCCGAGCGAGCTTTCTGGAGGGATGGCTCGAAGAGCGGCGTTAGCCAGAGCCATTGCCCTTGACCCCGATTTAATCATGTTTGATGAGCCCTTTGTTGGCCAAGACCCGATTACCATGGGCGTCTTGGTTGAGTTGATTCGCAATCTAAACCAAGCACTAGGAGTCACATCCATTGTTGTATCTCACGATGTTCCAGAAGTCATGAGTATCGCTGACTGGGTCTACATTCTTGCTAATGGTAAAGTGATTGCCAAGGGGACGCCACAGGAGTTGCGTGACAACCCTGATCCTCAAGTGCAACAGTTCTTGCAAGGCGACGCTGATGGACCTGTTCCATTTCGTTATCCCGCTGAGCCAATCATGCAGGAGCTATTTCAATGA
- the mlaE gene encoding lipid asymmetry maintenance ABC transporter permease subunit MlaE, whose amino-acid sequence MMAHLTDFVASTGRRALSVIASFGRASLMLFGALASRPQPIANLPLLIKQLYSVGVQSLLIIVLSGLFIGMVLSLQGYVILIDFGAEGALGQMVALSLLRELGPVVTALLFAGRAGSALTAEIGLMKATEQLSSMEMMAVDPLKRVIAPRFWAGVISMPLLAMIFMAVGIWGGQLVGVDWKGIDHGSFWAAMQSSVELGQDIGNSMIKSLAFAITVTWIALFNGYDAIPTSEGISRATTRTVVHSSLAVLGLDFVLTALMFGN is encoded by the coding sequence ATGATGGCACATCTTACTGATTTTGTTGCTTCCACTGGCCGCAGAGCGCTCTCTGTCATTGCTTCGTTTGGCCGAGCCAGTTTAATGCTATTTGGCGCCTTGGCGTCCCGTCCTCAACCGATAGCAAATCTCCCTCTATTGATTAAGCAGCTTTACAGTGTTGGCGTACAATCGCTGCTGATTATTGTCCTCTCTGGTTTGTTTATCGGTATGGTCTTGAGCCTTCAGGGCTACGTTATTTTGATTGATTTCGGCGCTGAAGGGGCATTAGGGCAAATGGTCGCGCTCTCATTACTGCGAGAGCTAGGACCGGTTGTGACAGCACTGTTGTTTGCTGGACGCGCAGGTTCCGCTTTGACCGCTGAAATTGGTCTTATGAAAGCCACAGAGCAACTTTCGAGTATGGAAATGATGGCGGTTGATCCACTGAAACGGGTGATTGCGCCACGCTTTTGGGCGGGTGTCATTTCGATGCCTTTGCTTGCGATGATCTTTATGGCAGTAGGGATCTGGGGGGGACAGCTGGTTGGTGTTGACTGGAAAGGGATCGATCACGGAAGCTTTTGGGCTGCAATGCAATCATCGGTTGAACTTGGACAAGACATTGGCAACAGCATGATCAAGAGCCTAGCATTTGCGATTACGGTGACTTGGATTGCTCTATTTAACGGATACGATGCGATTCCGACCTCGGAAGGTATAAGCCGAGCGACAACTCGCACAGTGGTACACTCTTCACTTGCAGTACTGGGATTAGACTTTGTACTGACAGCATTGATGTTTGGGAACTAA
- the mlaD gene encoding outer membrane lipid asymmetry maintenance protein MlaD, whose protein sequence is MQQTRKTELWVGSFVLAGICAILVMIFQVADVKGFGSNDTYTLKAEFDNIGSLKVRSPVKVGGVVVGRVTDIGLNTDSLLPVVSMAINAKYDQFSETSSVKILTSGLIGEQYIGLTPGFVFEDEQMLVDGDFIEDTKSAIVLEDLIGQVLYSVGGDSASE, encoded by the coding sequence ATGCAGCAAACACGAAAAACTGAATTATGGGTTGGTAGTTTTGTCCTTGCCGGAATTTGCGCAATTCTGGTAATGATTTTTCAAGTCGCTGACGTTAAGGGATTTGGCTCCAACGATACTTACACGCTCAAAGCTGAGTTTGACAACATTGGGAGCTTAAAAGTTCGCTCACCAGTTAAAGTCGGCGGGGTTGTTGTTGGGCGAGTAACGGACATTGGCTTGAATACGGATTCATTGCTCCCTGTGGTAAGCATGGCGATTAACGCGAAATACGATCAGTTTTCAGAAACGTCCAGCGTAAAGATTTTGACCTCAGGTCTGATTGGTGAGCAGTACATTGGATTGACTCCGGGTTTTGTCTTTGAAGATGAACAGATGCTGGTGGATGGCGATTTCATCGAGGACACCAAGTCCGCTATTGTACTCGAAGATTTGATTGGCCAAGTGCTGTATAGCGTTGGCGGTGACTCAGCAAGCGAATAG